A genomic segment from Modestobacter roseus encodes:
- a CDS encoding MFS transporter, with protein MSTDLPAHPAADAPVTDPRQRRAILLAACIALMAVIASVSGLNVAQPDLAVEFDASQSAVLWMINAYTITLAALLLPLGAVGDRWGRRPVLLTGLAVFGLANAAAGLAPTAEVVVAARVLSGVGAAMIMPVTLAVITATFPEGERAKGIGVWTAVAGGGGILGMYLSAVLVDVETWRWLFVLPIALVLAAVVLALRSVPNSREPAGHRFDVVGSLTSVVAVLGLVVALHEGPVLGWTAPGPLVSLLLGVAAAVGFVGWELRRPAPLLDVRLFREPGLASGSVSLLTVFGVQAGIFVVLFPFFQAVLGWSALRSTVALLPMALLMMTASTLAPRVAARIGSRATMTAGILLGAGGLVSMAALVSVDGGYRSVLAGLLTMGLGMGLSMTPSTEAITAALPRERQGVASALNDVTRELGTALGVALLGAVLSAGYRSAVGTRLDGLTDVPGGTADTARAGVATALAAAEQAGPQAQALVRAAQESFVDGWQQAMWAGAAVLAALAVLVALRGPRTGAPRPAAAPR; from the coding sequence ATGAGCACCGACCTCCCTGCCCACCCGGCCGCGGACGCGCCCGTCACCGACCCCCGCCAGCGGCGCGCGATCCTGCTCGCGGCCTGCATCGCGCTGATGGCCGTCATCGCCTCGGTGTCCGGGCTGAACGTCGCCCAGCCCGACCTCGCCGTCGAGTTCGACGCCTCGCAGAGCGCCGTGCTGTGGATGATCAACGCCTACACGATCACCCTGGCGGCGTTGCTGCTCCCGCTCGGCGCGGTCGGCGACCGGTGGGGCCGGCGGCCGGTGCTGCTCACCGGGCTGGCGGTCTTCGGCCTCGCGAACGCCGCTGCCGGGCTCGCGCCCACGGCCGAGGTCGTGGTCGCCGCCCGGGTCCTCAGCGGGGTCGGCGCGGCGATGATCATGCCGGTCACCCTCGCCGTCATCACCGCCACCTTCCCCGAGGGCGAGCGCGCGAAGGGCATCGGCGTGTGGACCGCCGTCGCCGGGGGCGGCGGTATCCTCGGCATGTACCTGTCCGCGGTGCTGGTCGACGTGGAGACCTGGCGGTGGCTGTTCGTCCTGCCGATCGCGCTCGTCCTGGCCGCCGTCGTCCTGGCGCTGCGGTCGGTGCCGAACTCACGCGAGCCCGCCGGGCACCGGTTCGACGTCGTCGGCTCGCTGACCTCGGTGGTCGCCGTGCTCGGGCTCGTCGTCGCGCTGCACGAGGGGCCGGTGCTGGGGTGGACGGCGCCCGGCCCGCTGGTGAGCCTGCTCCTCGGCGTCGCCGCCGCCGTCGGCTTCGTCGGGTGGGAGCTCCGCCGGCCCGCCCCGCTGCTCGACGTCCGGCTCTTCCGCGAGCCCGGCCTGGCCAGCGGCTCGGTGTCGCTGCTGACCGTCTTCGGCGTCCAGGCGGGCATCTTCGTGGTGCTCTTCCCGTTCTTCCAGGCCGTGCTCGGCTGGTCGGCGCTGCGCTCGACCGTGGCGCTGCTGCCGATGGCGCTGCTGATGATGACCGCCTCGACCCTCGCGCCGCGGGTCGCGGCCCGGATCGGGAGCCGCGCGACGATGACCGCCGGGATCCTGCTCGGGGCGGGCGGCCTGGTGTCCATGGCGGCCCTCGTCTCCGTCGACGGCGGCTACCGCTCGGTGCTGGCCGGGTTGCTGACCATGGGCCTGGGCATGGGCCTGTCGATGACGCCGTCCACCGAGGCGATCACCGCGGCGCTGCCCCGCGAGCGGCAGGGCGTGGCCTCCGCCCTCAACGACGTCACCCGCGAGCTCGGGACCGCGCTGGGCGTCGCGCTGCTGGGCGCGGTGCTGTCCGCCGGGTACCGCAGCGCCGTGGGCACCCGGCTCGACGGGCTCACCGACGTCCCCGGCGGCACCGCCGACACGGCCCGTGCGGGGGTGGCCACCGCGCTCGCGGCCGCCGAGCAGGCCGGCCCGCAGGCGCAGGCGCTCGTCCGCGCGGCGCAGGAGTCCTTCGTCGACGGCTGGCAGCAGGCGATGTGGGCGGGCGCCGCCGTGCTGGCCGCCCTCGCCGTCCTGGTGGCGCTGCGCGGCCCGCGGACCGGGGCGCCCCGGCCGGCGGCTGCCCCGCGCTGA
- a CDS encoding PDR/VanB family oxidoreductase, producing the protein MSFFSDVERDLVVAARTELADGVVALDLVAHNGRDLPAWTPGSHVDVVLRPGLERQYSLCGDVADRSRWRVAVLREPAGRGGSAALHEEVAVGQRLRVRGPRNHFEFTVTPGTRYRFVAGGIGITPLRAMVAAAEEAGADWTLDHAGRSRATMAFAEELAAAHPDRVRVHAADEGTRLDLAALLGEPQEDTAVYACGPAGLVDAVEELLAGWPPSALHVERFEAKEFGEPVWPGPFEVELALTGETVTVEPGQSVLDAVTQAGAVVLSSCRVGTCGTCETPVLEGPVEHRDSVLTPAERCEDTVMMVCVSRAAGPRIVLDL; encoded by the coding sequence GTGAGCTTCTTCTCCGACGTCGAACGGGACCTGGTCGTCGCCGCCCGCACCGAGCTGGCCGACGGCGTCGTGGCCCTGGACCTGGTGGCGCACAACGGCCGCGACCTGCCCGCCTGGACCCCGGGATCGCACGTCGACGTGGTGCTGCGCCCCGGGCTGGAACGGCAGTACTCGCTGTGCGGCGACGTGGCCGATCGCTCCCGCTGGCGGGTGGCCGTGCTGCGCGAGCCGGCCGGGCGCGGCGGGTCCGCGGCGCTGCACGAGGAGGTGGCGGTCGGGCAGCGGCTGCGGGTGCGCGGCCCGCGCAACCACTTCGAGTTCACCGTCACCCCGGGCACCCGGTACCGGTTCGTCGCCGGCGGGATCGGCATCACCCCGCTGCGGGCGATGGTCGCCGCCGCCGAGGAGGCCGGCGCCGACTGGACGCTGGACCACGCCGGCCGCTCCCGGGCGACCATGGCGTTCGCCGAGGAGCTGGCCGCCGCGCACCCCGACCGGGTGCGGGTGCACGCCGCCGACGAGGGCACCCGGCTCGACCTGGCCGCGCTGCTCGGCGAGCCGCAGGAGGACACCGCGGTCTACGCCTGCGGACCGGCCGGGCTGGTCGACGCGGTCGAGGAGCTGCTGGCCGGCTGGCCGCCGTCGGCGCTGCACGTCGAGCGGTTCGAGGCCAAGGAGTTCGGTGAGCCGGTGTGGCCCGGCCCGTTCGAGGTCGAGCTCGCGCTCACCGGCGAGACGGTGACCGTGGAGCCCGGGCAGTCGGTGCTCGACGCGGTGACGCAGGCCGGCGCGGTGGTGCTCTCCTCCTGCCGGGTGGGCACCTGCGGCACCTGCGAGACCCCGGTGCTCGAGGGGCCGGTCGAGCACCGCGACTCCGTGCTCACCCCGGCCGAGAGGTGCGAGGACACGGTGATGATGGTCTGCGTCTCCCGCGCCGCCGGGCCGCGCATCGTCCTCGACCTCTGA
- a CDS encoding class I SAM-dependent methyltransferase, translating into MTEQHAHAFDRAYWEEHWHQRAAGEGSTGPAASPHLAPSPHLARELGDLPPGTALDAGCGEGAEARWLAERGWQVTAVDISATALERAAARAGGERVQWVEADLADWAPDGQFDLVTTHYAHPAGPQLDFYARIAEWVAPGGTLLIVGHLHGHTAHVDGEHPPAEASVTAAAVTARLDRAAWVVVTATEGPRTLTAPSGRAVTLHDVVVRATRRG; encoded by the coding sequence ATGACCGAGCAGCACGCACACGCCTTCGACCGGGCGTACTGGGAGGAGCACTGGCACCAGCGCGCCGCCGGCGAGGGCTCGACGGGCCCCGCCGCCAGCCCGCACCTCGCTCCCAGCCCCCACCTGGCCCGCGAGCTCGGGGACCTGCCGCCGGGGACGGCGCTCGACGCCGGCTGCGGCGAGGGCGCCGAGGCGCGCTGGCTCGCCGAGCGCGGCTGGCAGGTCACCGCGGTCGACATCTCCGCCACGGCGCTGGAGCGAGCCGCGGCGCGGGCCGGCGGCGAGCGTGTGCAGTGGGTCGAGGCCGACCTCGCGGACTGGGCGCCGGACGGGCAGTTCGACCTGGTCACCACCCACTACGCCCACCCCGCCGGTCCGCAGCTGGACTTCTACGCGCGCATCGCCGAATGGGTGGCCCCCGGCGGGACCCTGCTGATCGTCGGGCACCTGCACGGCCACACCGCGCACGTCGACGGCGAGCACCCGCCCGCCGAGGCGTCGGTCACCGCAGCCGCCGTCACCGCCCGCCTGGACCGCGCCGCGTGGGTGGTCGTCACCGCCACGGAGGGTCCGCGCACCCTCACCGCTCCCAGCGGCCGTGCCGTGACCCTGCACGACGTCGTCGTGCGCGCCACCCGCCGCGGCTGA
- a CDS encoding helix-turn-helix domain-containing protein — translation MDDVWERTLDAVGPRLRQLRQRREVTLTDLAAETGISVSTLSRLEAGLRRPSLEQLLPLARAHGVTLDELVDAPPTGDPRINLRPVAAGNGAVVLPLTRRPGGIQAYKFVLPAGDDAARPELRTHEGHDWAYVLNGTLRLVLGEHDLLLRPGEAVEFDTRTPHWFGATSAGPVEFLSLIGRQGERAHVRATGGALEP, via the coding sequence ATGGACGACGTGTGGGAGCGCACCCTGGACGCGGTCGGGCCGAGGCTCCGGCAGCTCCGCCAGCGCCGCGAGGTCACCCTGACCGACCTGGCGGCGGAGACCGGCATCTCGGTCAGCACCCTGTCCCGGCTGGAGGCCGGGTTGCGGCGCCCTTCGCTGGAGCAGCTGCTCCCGCTCGCCCGCGCGCACGGGGTCACCCTCGACGAGCTCGTCGACGCGCCACCGACCGGTGACCCGCGGATCAACCTGCGGCCCGTCGCCGCCGGCAACGGCGCGGTGGTGCTGCCCCTGACCCGCCGTCCCGGCGGCATCCAGGCCTACAAGTTCGTGCTGCCCGCCGGGGACGACGCCGCCCGGCCGGAGCTGCGCACGCACGAGGGCCACGACTGGGCCTACGTGCTCAACGGCACCCTGCGGCTGGTGCTCGGCGAGCACGACCTGCTGCTCCGGCCCGGGGAGGCCGTGGAGTTCGACACGCGCACCCCGCACTGGTTCGGCGCCACCAGCGCCGGCCCCGTCGAGTTCCTCAGCCTCATCGGCCGGCAGGGGGAGCGCGCGCACGTCCGCGCCACCGGAGGGGCCCTCGAGCCCTAG
- a CDS encoding pyridoxamine 5'-phosphate oxidase family protein, whose amino-acid sequence MSAGVRPATDLFDLHADGEPPADPFVLARQWLPGDEEPDRPRVTLSTIGEDGYPDARTVLLSAFDETGFAFHTAAASRKVAELAAVPRAALTVLWPDHQRQLLVRGDVVPDDDARAATAWTARTAYLRQLAWLNTDELAALSLGQRRARWAGHRPGQPGPAPSWVGFRLRPRELTFWAAHPETASRRLQYVRTDDDWRWAHRAG is encoded by the coding sequence GTGAGCGCGGGGGTGCGCCCGGCCACGGACCTGTTCGACCTGCACGCCGACGGCGAGCCCCCCGCCGACCCGTTCGTCCTCGCCCGGCAGTGGCTGCCCGGCGACGAGGAGCCGGACCGGCCGCGGGTGACCCTGTCGACCATCGGCGAGGACGGGTACCCGGACGCCCGCACCGTGCTGCTCTCGGCCTTCGACGAGACCGGGTTCGCGTTCCACACCGCGGCCGCCAGCCGCAAGGTCGCCGAGCTGGCCGCCGTCCCCCGCGCCGCGCTCACCGTCCTGTGGCCGGACCACCAGCGGCAGCTGCTCGTGCGCGGCGACGTCGTCCCCGACGACGACGCGCGGGCGGCCACGGCGTGGACGGCCCGGACGGCCTACCTGCGGCAGCTGGCCTGGCTGAACACCGATGAGCTCGCCGCGCTGTCCCTGGGGCAGCGCCGGGCCCGGTGGGCCGGCCACCGGCCCGGGCAGCCGGGACCGGCGCCGTCCTGGGTGGGTTTCCGGCTGCGCCCGCGCGAGCTCACCTTCTGGGCCGCGCACCCGGAGACCGCCAGCCGGCGGCTGCAGTACGTGCGCACCGACGACGACTGGCGCTGGGCCCACCGCGCCGGCTGA
- a CDS encoding FAD-binding oxidoreductase, with protein sequence MTASLSPSPAAPAPEALAALEAELVELLGARNVSSELRTRERASVDGARMSPIISELLPLGLADLVALPTTAEQIGLAVAAAVRHGVPVTPRGKGTGNYGQGIPMAGGLVLDTSRARAVVEVGEGWVTAEAGTPMVTIERAAAATGQQLWMYPSTAQSSLGGFLAGGSGGTGTIAHGSNDMGFVLALDVVHATGSAELVHLEGEQAQPFVHNYGTAGVIARATVRLEPLQEWRGVFASFPDFRGALSVLRELGRLDPLPRLVSADTPEVTATLPADPAFPAGRASLRMIADERTVAAATGLIEGAGGRVEDVREGPQVVLGLSMLSYNHPIEWLQKSEPGVYFHVEVSGDALVERIDEVHAVYEGGQLHIEAGHTVPIGMLAGVYRSPEQVREGIAALNALGVGVHDPHQWNVDFELHRTVETARTTDPNGLLNPGKLNPDYAGPTKGAIR encoded by the coding sequence GTGACCGCCTCGCTCTCCCCGTCGCCCGCTGCCCCGGCCCCCGAGGCCCTCGCCGCCCTGGAGGCCGAGCTCGTCGAGCTGCTCGGCGCCCGCAACGTCAGCAGCGAGCTGCGCACCCGGGAACGGGCTTCGGTCGACGGCGCCCGGATGAGCCCGATCATCAGCGAGCTGCTGCCGCTGGGGCTGGCCGACCTGGTGGCCCTGCCGACCACCGCCGAGCAGATCGGCCTGGCCGTCGCCGCCGCCGTCCGCCACGGGGTGCCGGTCACCCCGCGCGGCAAGGGCACCGGCAACTACGGCCAGGGCATCCCGATGGCCGGCGGCCTGGTGCTGGACACCTCCCGGGCCCGCGCCGTGGTCGAGGTCGGCGAGGGCTGGGTCACCGCCGAGGCCGGCACCCCGATGGTCACCATCGAGCGCGCCGCCGCCGCCACCGGCCAGCAGCTGTGGATGTACCCCTCGACCGCGCAGTCCTCGCTCGGCGGGTTCCTCGCCGGCGGCTCGGGCGGCACCGGGACGATCGCGCACGGCAGCAACGACATGGGCTTCGTCCTCGCCCTGGACGTCGTGCACGCCACCGGCTCCGCGGAGCTGGTGCACCTGGAGGGCGAGCAGGCGCAGCCGTTCGTGCACAACTACGGCACCGCGGGCGTCATCGCCCGGGCGACCGTGCGGCTGGAGCCGCTGCAGGAGTGGCGCGGCGTCTTCGCCAGCTTCCCGGACTTCCGCGGGGCGCTGTCGGTGCTGCGCGAGCTGGGCCGGCTGGACCCGCTGCCGCGCCTGGTCTCCGCGGACACCCCCGAGGTGACCGCCACCCTGCCCGCCGACCCGGCGTTCCCCGCCGGCCGGGCCAGCCTGCGGATGATCGCCGACGAGCGCACCGTCGCCGCGGCCACGGGCCTGATCGAGGGCGCCGGCGGCCGGGTCGAGGACGTGCGCGAGGGCCCGCAGGTCGTGCTGGGTCTGAGCATGCTCAGCTACAACCACCCCATCGAGTGGCTGCAGAAGAGCGAGCCCGGCGTGTACTTCCACGTCGAGGTGTCCGGCGACGCGCTGGTCGAGCGGATCGACGAGGTGCACGCGGTCTACGAGGGCGGGCAGCTGCACATCGAGGCCGGGCACACCGTGCCGATCGGGATGCTCGCCGGGGTGTACCGGAGCCCCGAGCAGGTGCGCGAGGGCATCGCGGCGCTGAACGCCCTCGGCGTCGGGGTGCACGACCCGCACCAGTGGAACGTCGACTTCGAGCTGCACCGCACCGTCGAGACCGCGCGGACCACCGACCCGAACGGGCTGCTCAACCCCGGCAAGCTGAACCCGGACTACGCCGGCCCCACCAAGGGCGCCATCCGGTGA